In Nicotiana tabacum cultivar K326 chromosome 19, ASM71507v2, whole genome shotgun sequence, one DNA window encodes the following:
- the LOC107796180 gene encoding F-box protein CPR1-like encodes MLECKEYKMVDGIMKRFPEDVVIYILLRFRVKFLLRFKCISKTCYTLIKSSIFVNLHLSRTTNDKDEFILFKRSWKEETSLYKTIISFLSVRADDYLNPIIPDQDVPYMTATYSIEYDQLIGPCHGLIALMDDLNTLLFNPSTRKYMLLPPSPFNCPRNHYRTIRCVGFDFDSIANDYKVVKKF; translated from the coding sequence AAGACGTGGTTATTTATATACTATTAAGGTTTCGGGTAAAATTTCTTTTGCGATTCAAATGCATCTCAAAAACTTGTTACACTCTCATAAAATCCTCCATTTTTGTCAATCTTCATCTCAGTCGGACCACAAATGACAAAGATGAATTCATTCTTTTTAAGCGCTCATGGAAAGAAGAAACCAGTCTGTATAAAACTATCATATCTTTTCTTTCTGTTAGAGCTGATGATTATCTCAACCCCATTATTCCGGATCAAGATGTGCCTTATATGACAGCGACGTATAGTATTGAGTATGATCAACTCATTGGTCCTTGTCATGGTTTGATAGCTTTGATGGATGATCTTAATACTCTGTTATTCAATCCGTCAACAAGAAAGTATATGCTGCTCCCGCCCAGCCCTTTTAATTGTCCGAGAAATCACTATCGAACAATCAGATGTGTTGGGTTTGACTTCGACTCCATTGCAAATGACTACAAGGTTGTTAAAAAGTTTTGA